A region of the Andreesenia angusta genome:
TTACGGGAGACCTCGACAAATTCGCCCAAAGAGCCAAGGTAATCCATATGGATATAGATGCGGCTGAGATCTCCAAAAACAGGGAAGCTGATATATTCCTGATAGGCGACCTAAAGGACACGCTGGCGGAGCTTTCAAAGCATATAGAGGAAGGCGACAGAAGCGAGTGGCTTGCAGAGATAGAGAGCTACAAGGTGACTAGGTGTGTGGAGCACGACGAGTTTGTGGCCAAGAACATACTTGAATATGTCTCGGGGGCGCTTGGGGCTAATGCAAACGTGGCTACAGACGTAGGACAGCATCAGATGTGGACGGCGCAGTACTGGAGATTCAAGACGCCTAGAAGCTTTGTGACTTCTGGAGGGCTTGGAACTATGGGCTTCGGACTTGGAGCGGCCATAGGCTCTCAGGTGGGATGTCCAGAAAAGCGAACAGTACTTGTGACAGGCGACGGAAGCTTCAGAATGAACTGCAACGAGCTTGCCACAGTTAGAAAGCACAACCTTCCAATCATAATACTGCTTTTCAACAACAGCACGCTTGGAATGGTTCGCCAGTGGCAGAAACTGTTCCAGAAGGAGAAGTACTCGGAGACAGACATAGGAAACGAAGTGGACTATGTAAAACTTGCAGAGGCCTACAATATAGACGGACATAGAGCTAGAAGCCTTTCTGACTTCAAGGCGATATTCGACAATATAGCCGACAAGCACGAGCCTGTGCTTATAGAGTGCATAGTGAACAAAGACGACTGCGTATACCCTATAATCCCGGCAGGGGCAGGAGTGGAACAGTCTATAGTTGGGTAAGCGTAGAGTTTAGTTTTGTGAGAGTTTAAGGCAAATTTACAAGCTACTCACGCATTATGATTTGGAAAATATACTAGAACTGCATAAGTGCAAAATCCGGAACTCGCTGTCGCTCAGACACCGGACTTAAACGCACTTCTGCTTGTTCTATATTTTCATCAAATCTCCATGATGTTGCGTTGCCTAGAAAATTTGTTAAAACTCTAGAGAAAGCTTGCATTGGAGCGTATGATTTTTTAAAAAGATAATTCATAGTGGCAAAAATTGTGCTTTGAGCCAATACGAGCTCTATGAGCTTATCTTATTCTTTCTAAACTATACATATAATTAGTCAGAAAAAGGTGGTTATCCATATGGAAGATATTGAACTGGAAATTCCAGAAGACGTGGTGAGTCTTATAAGAGCGCTCGAGGAAAAAGGCCACGAGGCATATGTGGTCGGCGGGGCCATCAGGGACGCTCTATTGGGGAGGACTCCTAAGGACTGGGATATAGGCACTTCGGCGAAGCCAGAGGAGGTGATAGAGGCCTACAGCGGAAAATTTCGAACTTTCGAGAAGGGGATAGAGCACGGGACTGTAGGCGCCATAGTGGACCACAGGGACTACGAGATCACCACTTTCAGGATAGACAAGGAATACCTAGACAACAGAAGGCCCTCCGAAGTGGAGTTTACCTCATCGCTTGTTGAAGACTTGAAGCGTAGGGACTACACCATAAACGCCATGGCCTACGGACTTCGTACAGGGCTTGTGGACATATTCGGCGGTAGAGAGGATATGGCCAAGAAAACCGTTCGAGCAGTTGGAGACCCCTACGAGCGATTCGAGGAGGATGCGCTCAGGGTGCTTCGGGGTATAAGGCTTGCAAGAGAGCTCAACTTCCATGTAGAGAAGGAGACTTTCGACGCCATGATAGAAAAAGGCCATCTAGTGGAGAAGATAAGCCACGACAGGATAAGGCAGGAATTTACACGCATTATAATGACAGACAGGCCATCAATAGGAATGGGCTACTTAAAGGAGATAGAGGTGCTTAAGTACATCGTGCCGGAGCTTGAAATCTGCATCGGCTTTGACCAGAAAAACCCCTATCACACAAAAGACGTATACGGACATATAATGGACGTGTTGGATAGAACTCCCTCTGTGCTTGAGTTAAGGCTTGCGGCGCTCTTTCACGACATAGGAAAGCCGGAGTGCTTCCACCTTGACTACCACGGGGTGGGACATTTCTATGGGCATGAAAAGGTGAGCGAATCGCTGGCGGTCCATATAATGAGGAGGCTAAACTACAGCAAGTACACTGTGAAAAAAGTGGCGACTTTGGTCAGATATCATATGTCGATACATGAATTCAAGACAGAGTCCAGTGTAAAGCGCTTCATAAATAAGATAGGCAAGGAGAATATAGAGGAACTGCTAGAGCTTCAGGCTGCCGACAAGAACTCCACCAACAATGTGAAGGGCCTGCAAAATCTAGTGAACTTCAGGGGAAAATATGATAAAATCGTACTAGATGAAATACCTATGAGTCTTAAGGATTTAACTGTGAATGGACACGATGTAAAAGAACTTGGCATTTCGGAAGGAGAATATATAGGAAAGGCCTTAAACCAGCTTCTTCAGAGAGTTATAGAGAATCCACAGATAGACCAGAGAGGCGAACTGCGTAAAATAGTTGAAAAACTGTTAAATGAAGCTTAGACTGGGTAAAATGAATATAGGACAGATGAACTATGGCTATACTTGGACGCCTTATGCCATAGGGATGTGGTGGCGTAACCGACTAATGACTTCTGTTATTAGTCTTTTTTTGACTAATCAA
Encoded here:
- a CDS encoding CCA tRNA nucleotidyltransferase, with product MEDIELEIPEDVVSLIRALEEKGHEAYVVGGAIRDALLGRTPKDWDIGTSAKPEEVIEAYSGKFRTFEKGIEHGTVGAIVDHRDYEITTFRIDKEYLDNRRPSEVEFTSSLVEDLKRRDYTINAMAYGLRTGLVDIFGGREDMAKKTVRAVGDPYERFEEDALRVLRGIRLARELNFHVEKETFDAMIEKGHLVEKISHDRIRQEFTRIIMTDRPSIGMGYLKEIEVLKYIVPELEICIGFDQKNPYHTKDVYGHIMDVLDRTPSVLELRLAALFHDIGKPECFHLDYHGVGHFYGHEKVSESLAVHIMRRLNYSKYTVKKVATLVRYHMSIHEFKTESSVKRFINKIGKENIEELLELQAADKNSTNNVKGLQNLVNFRGKYDKIVLDEIPMSLKDLTVNGHDVKELGISEGEYIGKALNQLLQRVIENPQIDQRGELRKIVEKLLNEA